One window of the Halobacillus litoralis genome contains the following:
- a CDS encoding aspartate kinase, translated as MAIVVQKYGGSSLGTTEKIQNVTERIIEEKEKGQQVVVVVSAMGDATNHLVQSARDISLHPDARDMDLLISTGEQVTSSLMSLALKERGADAISMTGWQAGIQTEESFGNAAISSIDLTRIHQHLQKGKIVVVAGFQGCTSSGEICTLGRGGSDTTAAALAAELKAIRCDIFTDVDGVYTADPRVMKNARKLPSMNYEGLLNLAKMGAKVIHPRAVQHAKEHQVPLVVRSSFNKEEGTSIHHHHSVRDDSSAIGLTFEEGLSRVRLYSSDGEPLKSSALLQLLKKEEVTIKGNQVEADGSFTVILRNEDLYQTLSCFNRNKEKIGIGRMNHSTGLAAAHLVFIDEQSADQFKSRLSMPTELTNTDLWPFSSRPEVYSVLVDEKQAGRTCQILHDSCVESCLDLQAHIN; from the coding sequence GTGGCTATTGTTGTACAGAAATATGGAGGCAGTTCATTAGGTACGACTGAAAAAATCCAAAACGTAACCGAACGTATAATAGAAGAAAAGGAAAAAGGGCAGCAAGTAGTCGTCGTCGTTTCCGCGATGGGGGACGCGACGAACCACCTCGTCCAATCGGCAAGAGACATCTCGCTCCACCCTGATGCAAGAGACATGGATTTACTGATTTCCACAGGCGAACAAGTGACCAGTTCACTCATGTCCCTTGCTTTGAAGGAAAGAGGAGCGGATGCCATTTCGATGACAGGATGGCAAGCAGGAATCCAAACGGAAGAGTCTTTCGGCAATGCGGCCATCAGCTCCATCGATTTGACCCGTATCCACCAACATTTGCAAAAAGGGAAAATCGTAGTCGTCGCAGGGTTTCAAGGATGTACATCATCAGGAGAAATATGTACGCTTGGACGAGGTGGATCCGATACGACAGCGGCAGCCCTCGCAGCAGAATTGAAGGCGATCCGCTGTGATATTTTCACAGATGTCGATGGTGTTTACACTGCAGACCCAAGGGTGATGAAAAACGCCAGGAAGCTTCCTTCCATGAACTATGAAGGGCTGCTCAACCTTGCAAAGATGGGAGCGAAAGTCATTCATCCAAGAGCTGTCCAGCATGCGAAAGAACATCAAGTCCCGCTGGTCGTCCGTTCGAGTTTCAACAAAGAAGAAGGGACGAGCATTCATCATCACCACTCCGTTCGTGATGACAGCTCCGCCATCGGACTTACATTCGAAGAGGGCCTCTCCCGCGTGAGATTATATAGCTCAGACGGTGAACCCCTCAAAAGCTCAGCCTTGCTGCAGCTTTTGAAGAAGGAAGAAGTAACAATCAAAGGGAATCAAGTAGAAGCGGACGGTTCGTTCACGGTGATTTTGCGTAATGAAGACCTGTACCAGACGCTCTCATGTTTTAATAGAAATAAAGAAAAAATCGGCATCGGAAGAATGAACCATAGTACTGGTCTGGCTGCTGCCCACCTCGTTTTTATAGACGAACAATCCGCAGATCAGTTCAAAAGCCGGCTGAGTATGCCGACGGAGCTTACTAATACTGATTTGTGGCCTTTTTCAAGCAGACCGGAAGTCTATAGTGTGCTGGTTGATGAAAAGCAGGCGGGTAGAACATGTCAAATTCTTCACGATTCATGTGTAGAATCTTGCTTAGATTTACAGGCTCACATCAATTGA
- a CDS encoding WYL domain-containing protein: MGKDSIGLIGWILTWVHKVKVISPESLVDQVREEVQAMYKQGARIKSIHLYPLHFYFTLFNVTVSLNTSRSK, encoded by the coding sequence ATGGGAAAAGATAGCATCGGACTCATTGGCTGGATACTTACCTGGGTACACAAAGTGAAAGTCATTTCTCCTGAATCGCTCGTCGATCAAGTGAGAGAAGAAGTTCAAGCGATGTACAAGCAAGGGGCGCGAATCAAAAGCATTCATCTCTATCCTTTGCATTTTTATTTCACCCTATTTAACGTTACGGTAAGCCTTAACACAAGTAGGAGTAAATAA
- a CDS encoding RDD family protein, translated as MEILFAGLIAVFYTELMDTGRGYQPNPIFWKTFIMTHLTFLLVIPLFSNGRTIGMLLTNLTVTSNNGKKPNFAQILARAFLGFGPVIVSNGLWYFISIFISLTDEKGRGWSELVSYTTIKQKNPH; from the coding sequence TTGGAGATTTTGTTTGCAGGATTGATCGCTGTTTTTTATACAGAGCTGATGGATACAGGCCGTGGATATCAACCGAACCCAATCTTTTGGAAAACATTCATCATGACACATCTGACGTTCTTACTCGTCATTCCACTGTTTTCAAATGGAAGAACGATCGGGATGTTATTGACGAACCTTACTGTCACATCCAACAATGGGAAAAAGCCCAACTTTGCTCAAATACTCGCAAGAGCCTTCTTAGGATTCGGTCCTGTCATCGTGTCAAATGGGCTATGGTATTTCATTTCTATTTTTATCAGTCTCACAGATGAGAAAGGGCGAGGCTGGAGCGAACTAGTTTCCTATACGACAATCAAACAAAAAAACCCTCATTGA
- a CDS encoding class I SAM-dependent rRNA methyltransferase, whose product MRYTAKLKVKPKSVKDITNGYPLISKDAIENDEEKIEEGSLVQLVDSSNNYIATGYYGIQNKGIGWVLSRKEKEKIDQTFFAKRVREAVEKRAKFYATEDTTAFRVFNGAGDGIGGLTIEFFAGFYVVNWYSEGIYSFREEIYQALNDTADPRGVYEKLRFDKNGQYVDQDDYVSGEKGEFPLIVSENGMSYAVDLNDGAMSGIFLDQRNVRKALRDRYSEGKTVLNTFSYTGAFSVSAALGGATETTSVDLAKRSLPKTIEQFAVNGIDYESQDIKVMNVFDYFRYAERHALKFDVVVLDPPSFARTKKKTFSTSKDYTKLVKNTLKITSDGGLIVASTNTASFNMKKFKTFIDKAFKEMNKRYEIVEEHQLPEDFTVPHNFPEFNYLKVVFIKVLN is encoded by the coding sequence ATGAGATATACAGCAAAACTAAAAGTAAAACCAAAATCCGTCAAAGATATAACCAACGGCTACCCGTTGATTTCCAAAGATGCCATCGAGAACGACGAAGAGAAGATCGAAGAAGGCAGTCTTGTACAATTAGTCGACAGTAGTAACAACTACATTGCCACAGGGTATTACGGCATTCAGAACAAAGGAATCGGCTGGGTGTTGAGTCGTAAAGAAAAAGAGAAGATCGATCAGACGTTTTTTGCGAAAAGAGTTCGTGAAGCCGTCGAGAAACGGGCGAAGTTTTATGCAACGGAAGATACGACTGCATTTCGTGTGTTCAACGGTGCTGGAGATGGCATCGGTGGATTGACGATTGAATTCTTCGCTGGCTTTTATGTCGTGAACTGGTACAGTGAAGGGATTTATTCGTTCCGTGAAGAGATTTACCAGGCATTGAATGACACCGCTGATCCGCGTGGCGTTTATGAGAAGCTGCGCTTTGATAAGAATGGTCAATATGTGGACCAGGATGATTATGTGTCTGGTGAAAAAGGTGAGTTCCCGCTAATCGTTTCGGAAAATGGGATGAGCTATGCGGTTGATTTAAATGATGGGGCCATGAGCGGTATCTTCCTGGATCAACGGAATGTCCGAAAAGCTTTACGCGATCGCTATTCTGAAGGAAAAACTGTCTTGAACACTTTTTCTTACACAGGCGCGTTTTCTGTCTCAGCCGCTCTTGGTGGGGCGACGGAAACGACGAGTGTCGATTTAGCGAAACGCAGCTTACCTAAAACGATCGAACAATTTGCGGTGAACGGCATTGATTACGAATCACAGGATATCAAAGTGATGAATGTCTTTGATTACTTCAGGTATGCGGAACGTCATGCATTGAAGTTCGATGTCGTTGTACTCGATCCCCCAAGCTTTGCCCGTACGAAGAAGAAGACATTCAGTACGTCCAAGGACTATACGAAGCTCGTCAAAAATACGCTGAAGATTACAAGTGATGGCGGGTTGATAGTTGCTTCTACCAATACTGCCAGCTTTAACATGAAGAAGTTCAAAACATTTATCGATAAAGCCTTTAAAGAGATGAACAAGCGCTACGAGATTGTGGAAGAGCACCAGCTGCCAGAGGATTTCACAGTCCCGCACAACTTCCCTGAATTCAACTATTTAAAAGTCGTGTTTATTAAGGTATTGAACTAG